The genomic stretch TTGTGGTGAGTGCAACTCAACTGTTTTGCACAGGTGCTATCCAAGCTGGGGTTGAAGATGTCGTTGCACGACAAAGAAGACAGCTTGGGGGATTTTGAGCTCCACTGCTGCTCTGCTTATGTGTTGATTGCCTTTCAGAGAAGTACATATCCATGACTGAGGATTATTATTGTATTGCGAGTGACTTCgcttttatggtttttttttttttttttaattgttttaaggAGAGAATTTCAAGGGATGGTTGTAAGTCCATTGTGTTTATCTGAATTGGGCAATGTGGGGTGTGATGATCCAGTTTCATCTTtacaaataaatcaatataattgaacaaaaaaaaaaaaaaccttcatcGACCCAATGAATTCACAAAACATGTAAAAGATTCAAAGCGatgaaatccaaacaaaaaacccacTTGATCTGCTCGTGAACCGTGGCCACGCACTTCTTGCGAGCGAGAGGTGTGGGTGGGACGGTGGGGATGAGATCGAGCTCCTTCTTGGCCTCCTCGAAGGGCTGGAACACGACGCCGGTGGGCAGAGGTGTGGGTCATTCGGACCCTTCGAAGCCAAGCagataaaattagaaagaaaacacCGAAAAGTGAACAATCAAGTAGTTGagttcagtaaaaaaaaaaaaccaaaaaagaaaatcactctcATCCAATACTAACTCTCAAATCCTCggttttgggtagaaaaagaaaacagagaaaataatCAACCATTGGAGCAGATATGCGGCTGGTAGAGGTTCAATAATCCTGGCTCCTTCACCAAGATCCTCGGCCCTGGTAGCTACTACAGCCAATGAAGAGCCGGTTCTGGGCATGGTGAggaaatagagagagaatacGGTTTGGTCACTAGAGGTTACCACTTTTGATGTATAATTGATGTTGTTAGACTTTTGATTATGGAACACTAGCAGCTGTAAAGGAAGAAGGTACAATGATGGTTATGAGAGCTCTGGTGTTATTTTGTGATGGTGAATTGGTGATTATGATTTATGAATTTTTGCTGCATGTGTATGCTATTTGTCTTGATTATGTGTTGGGGGATCTATCTTACATCTAGTTTTAAAAATAACTGGACATCTCCTGTTGGTAGTAAAATGGACATAAAAGATTCAATAATGGACAGGGAATTCTGAGAACATTTAGTAATAAGACTCTTATTAAGCTGATTCATGCTGATTTACCAGCTTAATGTTTAAGTCTTATGTTgtgcacttaaaaaaaaatggacatctAGAGTTCAAATTGTTACTTGCCTTGCATTGTGAAGCAGATCGAAGACGCATCCAAAAACCCTAATAAAATCTACTATATTTTTTTCACGATATATTTGTGTTTGAAGCATTCTCACTTAATCACTTACTCTCTGTTAGAATTAGAAGTTTGATTGATTCGAAACCGAATACTCTATGgtttaaatgaactggagaggagtCGGTTCTTTTAAAAAGAAGGGCAAAATTGTCATTTCACATTTGTTTGGACAATTTTATCCATTTGTTTAAAAGAACCGACTCCTCTTCGGTTCACTTTATCAAATTCGAGTGGTCTTACCTTACAAGTCTCCATTTCGCCTTgcattgaataaaaattaaaaaatggagGAGGTGGGGAATTAAGGCGAGTCCGACTATAAACACTTGGCATGTCAAGAAAGGGCCATTCCCGCCCAATTTGGAGGACAACCAATTGCGCTAAGCCGCTAACTGAACGGAAACACctctgctttctttttttccaattaaGCCCTCACCAATGAACTGCACGCACCGTCCCTTCCCAACGGTCACATTCCCTCCAAACCCTACTTCTCGCAAAACCCTAATTCCCCCAAATCTCACTTCCTTCCTCTTCCATACCCTCCCAAACCCTAGACCCCTCCTTTCTCCGAACAAAACCCTCCAGCCAGCGAAGAAGATAACCCTCCGAACTAGAGCTTCCGCCAGCGATAATGGCGCAACCGGGAACTGGGTGAAGTGGTTGCCCACCGGAGCTCTCTCCGCCGATAAAGTTCTCAGGCTGATTTCCGGCGCCACCGCCAGCCCCATTTACCAGTTCGTATCTTCGCCCACCACTTTTCTTCACTCCGTGGACCCCAGAGTCAAATTGGTGTGTTCAATTTGTAATTTTCAATTCAtgagttttgtttagttttgaGTATGATGGGACCCATTATAGAATTGGTAATTTGTGTTAGAAGAAAGTTGATTGTTTGGGAAATGTAAGTCATTTATCAGCAttgatttttcttgtgttcATTTATTCAATGTCTTAGAAACATAGACTTTAAATTTGAAGAACTGTTTATAGTtcgttttcattttgtttttccccttttcttttttcattaagCTGGAAATCAGAGAATTAAGGAACCCTTAATAGGTTACACGATGCCTGAATTATAATTGAGGCAGTTAAGCTGGATAAGGTAGGGAGAACAACCACATCATACTAAAGGTGAAGTCTTTGAGATTTTGCAGATGTTAAGTCCTTGATAAAGAAATAAGGTAGTTAAtagttgaaaataaaaacacttaGCAGGCGACTTATTTTTCAACCTAAAATTTCCAATCACTATATGTCACGAATTAGCATTTGAATGCTAGACTATATGTAGATTTAGTGAATGCATAGACTGGTTATGGTTTTATTTTGTGTTCCGAGCAAATTTTGTCTTTCTTCTAAAAGTTTACTGGTGGACCATCTCAACATTGGCAATTTTGCATAATAAGCAAGTGAAGGGAAAGTAAACAATATGGCTCTGTGGATTCCATTTCtgctcctttttctttttctttttttgtggttttgattttgtttataatatcaagtTGTCTTGGTTTTCAGGTATGGCTTTTGGCTTTAGTTGTTCTACCAGCAAGGTCCAATGTGATAATGCGTTTTGGACTAGTGATATACTTGACTTTTCTGTCTATATGGTTTCTCCCAAAACATGTTTGGATGGTGAGTACTAGCCTTTAACTTATAAAGCTCAAGGAGCTGGATATAATTTGATAACTTTTGGATGTTCTTGTACATTTCTTGGTTAAGAAATTTGGTCATTTGAAGCCATAACTAGTTTGCATTCTAAATTATTAAGCGTGAAGAGGTGTTCgtacattatcaattttttgcACAAGAAACTTGGTTATTTCAGATAAGTTGGATATGCAATGCATGGAATGAGgtaatttgtttgattttaagATTTGAGCCAATAAGTTCAGGTTCCACTTTCATATTGTAACAGGGAAAATACACTTCTTTTTAGAGTTAACACCTTGCTTTTCTTGATTGCTTACCctcaaccccaaaaaaaaaagaaagaaaaagaaaaagaaaacaaatcttcttcttttagGTTCCGTATTATAGTTGTAGTTCAAACATGTATTATCTCTTCTTTCTGGTAAAAGTAAAAGTGCATACTAAATGCATATACTAGTGTGTCTATTTTGAAAACAATAACCAGTGTGCTGATGCAGGGAAGAATATCGTGCTAATTCTCTAACAACTCTTGTAGGACCAATTGGGAAGAGTGGGTTTGCTTTCtggaattttatttattatgttgGGGCTGGGTTCGGATGGTGTCCCTCCTCTTGTCCAGTTGAGAACTCCACCACCTGCAATGATGGGATTGCCTAATGTTCCTTCATCTTTGGGAGGTTACTCATATTTAATTATGAAACTGGGACCATTACAATTTACAAGGAAGGGCCTATCGGTAGCAAGCACTGCTGCATGCTTAACCTTCACTGTAAGTTGTTTAATAACTTGTTTTGGTTCAgaccttttttttccccttactAACTAACTTGAATATACTCTTGCCTTTCATTCAATTAGGGTGTGTTTTAATGTTGCAAGGTAGCATTTGGAGGCTCAATAATAGTTTTATTCAAGACTGGAGTCATTGgaacaagaaagagaaaaacaatgaatataTAATAGTTATACAATTAATTTGAGGATTCATATAATTGATTTAAAATAGACTAATAATGAGTGCTTCGAAAGACATAATAATATATGCTTTTTCTGAAAGGTCTTCCAAAGTGCGAGCCTTTGCCTATCAACAACAACCCCTGAACAACTTGCATTTGCCTTGCGGTGGTTTATGCTTCCTTTGAAATATATTGGCGTCCCAGTGGCTGAGGTTATTCTTACCCTCATGCTTTCATTAAGGTTCATCAGTCTAGTGTTTGATGAGGTAAATGTTTAATAACTCTTGTGCCGAAactatatgtttttcttttttggttacaACACcttttcatattaatatttatcCTCTTGGAATATCTGCATAATGTCTTTCCAGGTCCGTAATATTGCATTGGGGATTGTTTCTCGTAGGATAAATTGGCAACAATTGACGATGATGGAGACAATTGATAGTAAGCATATATTTTAAGTGTAGAATTGTTATGTGATGGCTAAATGCTActttaaattttggaaaattttacTTAACATCTCTGAACTTctatcacttttgcaatgtccctccaaagttcaaaaactctcaatttaatgtatcgaattttcaattttttgtaatgtcatCCCTCCGTTAGGGATCGGGGTAAAATCAGACGGCAAAAAGGgtgaaatgagtcaaatgacctttatactcctaaatttacccttaattaacaattaattaattaatttttgaaaaggtGACTTGCATTGGGTCACAAGACCTTGTGTGGGTCATGGGGTGACCCACGGCAGGGTCACCACCAGACCTTGCCATGGCAGGGTCACAAGGaccattcttttcttttcttttttcctaatttttttttaatttttttttattattattattttttatataagttgGGGGTATCTTGGAAATTTCACGCCCTTCCGTtaagatttaaaagaaaatcctaATAGAGGGGGtgatattgcaaaaaattagaagcttgatacactaaattaagagtttttttttacccCTCTCCGTGATGTGTATTCTCTTGGGAATGTTGGTGTATTAAATCTCACTTTggcaaaaaattctttttgatttgataattatattttttttcttcttctgggtTCTTATGCTTTGGCAAACGTGTCTCACCAGTGTCTTGAAATTAGTTACTCTAGTCTTTTGTTTTACGTCTTACTCCCTCTAAAATAAACAATAAGGCCTCTCTAAGTTGCAATTTATGTGTGTGTTTCACACAGGATGGGTGAGGCAGCTACTTTAATTCTTAGAGGTTAAAGCCTTTTCTGTCTCCTTTTTCTCAAACTAACTTGACATCTTTTGGATATCATCGTTGTCCTACTCTCTCTCTTCAAAATAACATTATAAAAACTTCTGAAATAATGCTGAACTCCTCCTTACCATGGTTGGCTTGAAAGTTTAGCCTTCACATTAAGTTAACTTGCAACCCTCGGTAGTTGATATCAACTAAACTGTAGCTCAttggtttcctttttcttggTATTGTCTTCATATTATTTCCAGGCTCTTTCCATGGCGGGTCAGTCTGTGCAATGATATGCAGCCAGTCATCTTTATTACTTGAATTTTTTCCTATAGATTATAACCTTCATTTTGGTCGTTACTTTGTACATTATGTCTCAAGGAATGAGAAGTCAGATTAATCACCATATTTGAAGAACCGCTTCATTTCTTGAAGCATTTTGTAATAGAAACGGTCTCATGGAATAGTAGTTGTACAGAGTGATGCGATAGTTCTTAAATGATAATCTATGTGATTGTGTCTGCTTGAATATGCTTTCCCATTACGATGCTTATTTTTGCTCATACCTTCTGTTTTTGCAGTTTTCTTTATCTACTTTCGTCGGAtcttcaaaaatttatttagccATGCAGAGCAGATTTCACAGGTTTATGTTTCAGCTAGATGCTTACATATTTTTagcactccttttttttttttttgttggtattcTGACATATGAAGTTTGCATCCTTCGAAGAGCGTTGTTTGTATTTGTGTTCACACATGCTGTTGTGCATTTGTGATGTTTGTGTCTCACATTGGTAAAGTATATAGAAAATAGTAGATAATATAAATAAGTGGACCCAAACCCATTAATTTAGGCTTTTGAGACTCCCTaacacacatgcatgcatgcataatgAAAAGTCTGGTTTAAAGTCCTAAGCTTTTAAGTTTAGGAAATTTACCAATGCCTATGTTAGAGTTTTTGGTGCATTCAACCAACCATTGCAAATACCTATCAGGATTCTACATACATGGAGAGACCTATCAAGCCTTTGAGATATGATTAAAGGGTGTATAACCTATTTTGGTCAATCTGCATCAGGGTATTTAGTGTGTTTTGCTAACttgaaagaaaatgttttcttctAAAGGTtctgattttaaaattttatcaaatttgtGGCTTTTACAGGCAATGATAGTCCGAGGTTTTAGAGGGGACAGCAACGCTCATAAAATTTACTTTCTTTCAGACTCATCCTTTGGGATGGAAGATATTGTTTCCTTGTTGTGCCTGGTTGGTGTTACAGGTGCTGCCCTTTTGTCTGATTACTTCTTCGTGTGATACCCTTGCCCACTCTTGCTTTGGTAATTCTCTGATCCttctaaaaattttattgggAGTTCGAATGGATTTTGCTTATTTCTGCACATTTGTCACTTGATTAATTCAATTAGCAGGCAATGGAGATTCTTTCAATTTCTAATACcatacatcttttttttttggacttatCCCATTACTTTAATGGGGAGCATGGTAATATACAACTTGTAAGTGTTGTGATTTACCAATCTTAATACATTCATGGGCACTTCATAAAGAGAAGCATTAGAGGTGCATATATCTGTAAAGGATACTTGTATATTGCTCTTTACTGATAAGTATCTAGCAACTATACATCTTATAAGCATAAGTTTAGAAGTCGTTCCTCCTCCTTGATTTTATTCATAGCAACTCTCAAGCACTGTGATTCtcattttgtttgaaatttgcAAATGCTTCATAAGCGTGGCCCGCGTGGGTAACCTGGAAAGTATGCACACAATGATGTCCTCCAGAACACTTGGCATGGCTATTTCGATTTTGATTGGGGTCACTTGGAAATTGGAATTCTTCTAAGACAACAAGGTAATGgggaaaaaaatgttaaatgggtaaatataaaataaattttcgaGTACCATTACAGATCATTCCGCTACtttttgaataataaatttacttaaataagtttttattttttgttttttgttttttttttgtttttttgttttatttatttttaactcaaTTGTCTATTGGTTCTTTATTAATGCTACTCAATGCCAtcccatattaaaataataatttttaaaattcttatttaaaaaggaacttaaacaaattaaaaacttaataaaagataaagatgCAAAGGGTGGTCATAGCATCCACCCCCTCTACCGAAAGTGGCTTGTGCGGCTACTCCAAGCAAAGGAGTGGCTTGTGCGACTAATATCGACTAAATGGACCATTCTTTAGAGGTAGGGGTGGCTACACAAACCACCACTAAAAGTGAGGATGAATGCACAACCACTCAATAAATCAGGGCGTTCACTCCAGTAAATTAGGGTGGCTTGAGCAACTAACTCTTGCAAATTGAGAGAATCATACTAAGAGAGAATCATACTAAGAGCAAAGCACTAAAACTAAAACCCCAATAACTGAAACATGAACACACATCAATcattagaataaaaataaaaataaaaaataataataataataataaattatcaaaacaaaggaaaagaaacttaCCAACCAAATGGCAGAGCCGGCTGGTGAGTCAATTGGGTTTacatttgaataaaattatacTTTTCGAACATTTGGTTTGAATGGGACGTAGATCAATTGGCAGAGCTTTTATCAGTGCTTGGATAAAAAGAACGAGGATCGATACCTCGCGTCTACAGACCCCctctctttttgtttaaaagttGAATGAGTAATCTTGTATAGTTGTATTGATGAAAAACAATCTGTACAAACCAACCAACAAAACCAATACTATTGTGCAGAGATACAGCACTAAACAActgcaaaaaagaaagaacaaaaccGGCAATTGCTGTCAGAAAAAAAACCAGCACAGCAGACCAGCAACCTTTCACAGCAGACAGCTTCAGCTCCTGCTCACCCCAAACAACCACATCTATGAGGATCACTTACAATGGAAAGTTGGAAACCAAACCAATCTCCAACAAGAAACACAAGGAAACTTAATGCATGCGAACAGCTTCTCATGTCTCATAGCAGGAATATTGTCGCTTCTTGGATGGAGCAATTGGGTTTTACTCGTAAGGCTTGCTTGGTTAATCTATCGGTTCACCAAAATGCACCTCAATTGAGCCGTTACCTTATAGGCACCAAATTGCACCTAACTTTCCCCAACCTTTCTCTCTCCTATATTTCATAAGATACCTGAACCTAGGTGTCTGCACTTCCACTACAAAGGTTTCACAACTCTAAATTGTTGATTTGAGGGGCCAAGGAAATTGTAGCTTCCACCTAAGATTCATCTTGCAAAAGCGAGTGGACCCTCAACATTAATGCATCACTGAGCTGCCTGAAACTCACCCACTGACATGGAAGCTTAGGATCAACAACTTCTCTTCTCATTAGTGGCTGCAACTCTACCCTGCAGGAATTTGTGTACTCTTATCTGCTCCGATCACTTGGCTTTCAATGACACTGCAACATCAACAGCGTCCCTCCTAATAATATCAACCCAAACAGCCTTCTtcagaaaaatgttttcttccAATATCTAAACGCAAACCCCATAAGGGCCATAACATTCCTCTGACAGCAACCAAAGAGAGAATCATATTAAGAGCAAAGCACCGAAACCCCAATACCTCAAATTCAAAACGCACACAAACCCACATCAATCattagaataaaaatcaaattttgattatcaaataATGTTCCTCATAACTCATAAGAAACTTACCAACCAAATGGTAGAGCCTACACACAGCGTTGGTGGTGGTGAGACAATTGGATTAACATTTGATTAAGTATATGCTTTCAGAACCGTAGAAATGACGGGGATGTAGCTCAATTGGTAGAGCGTTTATCAGTGCTCGGATAAAAGGAACGAGGATCGATACCTTGCGTCTCCagtcttttttccttttgccaAAAGCTTGCCCAAAAAACTTTCCTTCCATATATGGGGATGGGGGATCTTGCTATTTCATGGCACATCCCAAAATTAGGAGAGCTAGACTTCTGCTCTGCTGCTCATAACTTTTAATATATAGCCCcatgaaattattttccaaattaaGGACCATTCTGGAAGCAACATGTTAACTTACAtctttttttgccttttgttttcacCACATAATGGTTTAATGTTCTGCAGTTGAGATGGCAGGACTCTTGACGATTCTGTAGATGATGTTCATAGGTGTGGCGATGCCAATGTAGTTAACAGAGtgctttctttcattttcctgAACCCCATTTTGTCCTTGTTCTGATACTAACTTTAGCATTAGAGGAGGTGCTGTTGAGTCTCTCAGCATGCCACTCTAACTTTTGGTTGTCTGACAAGACATTCGTGCCATGAATTCACATGTTAGATGATACTtgacacttattagagtaggttagaggaaatttcctcccaaccaattttgaagaaatttgtgtccacTAACAAATCATGTGCTAACTACTCTTTCTCGCCTGTCGATCTCAGCTAATACATTATTCTTGGAATTTATTGAATGTTTAATGTATATGATTTTTACAGGTACTTGTTGGAATGTTGTTGCTTTTGATTTATCGAAGGAGACATTCCTAGAGGTGCCACAGCCTAACTatgatgaatctgatgatgatagTGTCAGTTTAGATTTCTTTCTAGAGTTGGTGGTTGTACGAGGATCCCTTTGTTTGGTTCGTGATCACTATGTTCAATGTCGTGGAGCTGGAAGCCATTCTGCTGTGTGGATAATGAAGGAATTAGATGGAGTCTGGACCAAATTAGTGAAGATTAATCTTCCCTATCAGCAAGATATGAATCAGGGCCAACAGTTGTGGCGATTCCTGTGGTTTTCAACAAATGGCAAATTCTTAATGGCTGCAAAGGACATGTTGGTTTTATATGTGTtggtatctttttttttttttttttttcatcatcgCATAATAGTATAATACCAAAGCTTTTATCTGAAATaacatattataaaattatcCATAATGTCATTACAATAACATAAGACTAATATTGTCTTGACATCAAATCAAGAGATGCCTCAAAAGGCATTTATTCtcataatttaaataaactCAACATGAGTCGGTCTTTCAAAATGTGATAGGCCTCCTGCGAATCTCATGAACCAAAAGCCTAGTTAGGCAGCATAAGTATCGTTATCTAACTTGTCACCAATATCTGTAGAATTACCATCATTTT from Corylus avellana chromosome ca1, CavTom2PMs-1.0 encodes the following:
- the LOC132167441 gene encoding protein ABCI12, chloroplastic yields the protein MNCTHRPFPTVTFPPNPTSRKTLIPPNLTSFLFHTLPNPRPLLSPNKTLQPAKKITLRTRASASDNGATGNWVKWLPTGALSADKVLRLISGATASPIYQFVSSPTTFLHSVDPRVKLVWLLALVVLPARSNVIMRFGLVIYLTFLSIWFLPKHVWMDQLGRVGLLSGILFIMLGLGSDGVPPLVQLRTPPPAMMGLPNVPSSLGGYSYLIMKLGPLQFTRKGLSVASTAACLTFTVFQSASLCLSTTTPEQLAFALRWFMLPLKYIGVPVAEVILTLMLSLRFISLVFDEVRNIALGIVSRRINWQQLTMMETIDIFFIYFRRIFKNLFSHAEQISQAMIVRGFRGDSNAHKIYFLSDSSFGMEDIVSLLCLVGVTGAALLSDYFFV